In one window of Polynucleobacter sp. AM-7D1 DNA:
- the hisA gene encoding 1-(5-phosphoribosyl)-5-[(5-phosphoribosylamino)methylideneamino]imidazole-4-carboxamide isomerase: MLLIPAIDLKDGHCVRLEQGDMDKATVFSEDPGAMAAHWISKGARRLHLVDLNGAFAGKLKNESAIKSILKAVGDEIPVQLGGGIRDLETIERLLDDGISTVIIGTAAVKSPGFVQDACTAFPGHIMVGLDARDGKVATDGWSKITGHEVIDLAKKFEDYGVEAIIYTDIGRDGMMKGINMDATIKLAQAIRIPVIASGGLSSNQDIEALCEAEAEGVMGVIAGRSIYAGDLDLTAAQKYADELTLKFAKKII, from the coding sequence ATGCTGCTGATTCCCGCGATTGACCTAAAAGATGGCCACTGTGTTCGACTCGAACAAGGTGACATGGATAAAGCCACTGTGTTTTCTGAAGATCCAGGTGCGATGGCTGCGCATTGGATTAGTAAGGGAGCACGTCGTTTACATCTCGTGGATTTGAATGGCGCATTTGCTGGCAAGCTGAAGAATGAGTCTGCGATTAAATCCATTCTCAAAGCAGTAGGCGATGAGATACCAGTTCAGCTGGGTGGTGGTATTCGTGATCTCGAAACGATTGAACGATTATTGGATGACGGTATTAGTACAGTCATTATTGGTACTGCAGCAGTCAAGAGTCCTGGATTTGTACAAGATGCCTGCACTGCCTTTCCTGGCCACATCATGGTGGGACTGGATGCCCGTGATGGCAAAGTCGCAACAGATGGTTGGAGTAAGATCACCGGCCATGAAGTCATTGACCTTGCCAAAAAGTTTGAAGATTACGGTGTTGAAGCAATCATCTATACCGACATTGGCCGCGATGGCATGATGAAGGGCATCAATATGGATGCCACGATTAAATTAGCTCAAGCTATTCGGATCCCGGTGATTGCTAGTGGTGGTTTATCTAGCAATCAAGATATTGAAGCCTTGTGTGAAGCTGAAGCTGAAGGCGTCATGGGTGTCATTGCGGGTCGATCGATTTATGCTGGCGACTTAGATTTAACTGCGGCACAAAAATATGCTGATGAGTTAACTCTGAAGTTTGCCAAGAAAATTATTTAG
- the hisB gene encoding imidazoleglycerol-phosphate dehydratase HisB → MRQADVTRNTSETKIQIAINLDGTGKAELASGVPFLDHMLDQIARHGMIDLKVVAKGDTHIDDHHTVEDVGITLGQAFAKAVGDKAGITRYGHSYVPLDETLSRVVIDFSGRPGLEFNVPFTRARVGDFDVDLSIEFFRGFVNHAGVTLHIDNLRGINAHHQIETVFKAFGRALRMALELDPRASGVVPSTKGSL, encoded by the coding sequence ATGCGGCAAGCCGACGTTACCCGAAACACTTCGGAAACCAAAATTCAAATTGCTATCAATTTAGATGGCACAGGTAAGGCTGAGCTGGCCTCTGGCGTACCTTTCCTAGACCACATGTTGGATCAAATTGCCCGTCACGGCATGATCGACCTCAAAGTGGTTGCTAAAGGAGATACCCATATTGATGATCACCATACCGTTGAGGATGTGGGCATCACCCTAGGTCAAGCATTTGCCAAGGCAGTTGGCGATAAAGCGGGCATTACTCGCTACGGCCATTCTTATGTGCCTTTGGATGAAACCCTTTCTCGCGTAGTGATCGATTTTTCTGGTCGCCCAGGTTTGGAGTTCAATGTCCCATTTACCCGCGCTCGTGTTGGCGACTTTGATGTTGATCTTAGTATTGAGTTCTTCCGTGGCTTTGTAAACCATGCTGGAGTAACTTTGCACATCGATAACTTGCGTGGCATTAACGCTCACCACCAGATTGAAACAGTGTTCAAGGCCTTTGGTCGTGCGTTGCGCATGGCTTTAGAGTTGGATCCACGCGCATCCGGTGTTGTGCCTTCTACTAAGGGCAGTCTCTAA
- the hisH gene encoding imidazole glycerol phosphate synthase subunit HisH, producing MAQTIAIVDYGMGNLRSVYQAFHHVAPDANVLIAHTPEEILSAERVVLPGQGAMPDCMKHLQESGLLEALLDAAKNKPLLGVCVGEQMLFNQSAEVRANSNTAWTPCLGLIPGEVRRFELAGKLQPDGSAYKVPHMGWNQVRQDRKHPLWDGIPDLTSFYFVHSYYVVPQRKEDIAGSTEYGDWFTSAVARDNIFATQFHPEKSAEYGLKLYKNFVSWQP from the coding sequence TTGGCGCAAACTATTGCGATCGTTGACTACGGAATGGGTAATCTTCGTTCCGTCTATCAGGCCTTTCATCATGTAGCCCCAGATGCGAATGTCCTGATTGCACACACCCCAGAAGAAATCCTCTCTGCAGAGCGAGTTGTGCTACCAGGCCAGGGCGCTATGCCCGATTGCATGAAACATCTCCAAGAGTCTGGTTTATTGGAGGCGCTATTAGACGCCGCTAAAAATAAACCCTTATTAGGTGTTTGTGTGGGCGAGCAAATGCTCTTTAACCAAAGTGCTGAAGTGCGCGCAAATTCCAATACAGCCTGGACGCCGTGCTTAGGATTGATCCCAGGTGAAGTACGACGTTTTGAATTGGCTGGCAAATTGCAGCCAGATGGATCTGCTTATAAGGTCCCCCATATGGGTTGGAATCAAGTACGCCAAGATCGCAAGCACCCACTTTGGGATGGCATACCTGACTTGACCAGCTTTTATTTTGTGCACAGTTACTATGTTGTGCCGCAACGCAAAGAAGATATTGCGGGCTCAACTGAATATGGCGATTGGTTTACTTCTGCCGTTGCAAGGGATAATATTTTTGCAACACAATTTCATCCGGAAAAAAGTGCAGAATACGGATTAAAGCTCTACAAAAATTTTGTTTCTTGGCAACCTTAA